In Flavivirga abyssicola, the following are encoded in one genomic region:
- a CDS encoding 3-ketoacyl-ACP reductase, whose translation MSHLKNKKAIITGGGRGLGKATALAFAKEGIDIAITGRNEKVLKETVSELEVFGIKAMYSVFDVGNYDEVKSSIKSILDTLGSVDILVNNAGIAAVGSFNDMEVSLWSQIIQTNVMGMYYVTKEVLPYLISKNEGDIINISSTAGLNGNANISAYSASKFAVIGMSESLMKEVRKNNIRVCTLTPSTIESDMTIELGIANKGSQDNVLQPEDFAELILAGLKLPRRAMLKSATLWSTNP comes from the coding sequence ATGAGTCATTTAAAAAACAAAAAAGCAATCATAACTGGCGGTGGCAGAGGACTAGGAAAAGCGACTGCACTAGCATTTGCTAAAGAAGGTATTGACATTGCTATAACAGGTAGAAATGAAAAAGTTTTAAAAGAAACCGTTTCTGAATTAGAGGTTTTTGGAATTAAGGCTATGTATTCGGTATTCGATGTTGGCAATTATGACGAAGTCAAAAGCAGTATTAAAAGTATTTTAGATACTTTAGGTTCTGTCGATATTTTAGTCAATAATGCGGGGATTGCAGCTGTTGGATCTTTTAATGATATGGAAGTTAGTCTATGGAGCCAAATTATTCAAACCAACGTTATGGGGATGTATTATGTGACCAAAGAAGTTTTACCATACTTAATAAGTAAAAATGAAGGCGATATTATTAATATTTCTTCTACAGCAGGATTAAATGGAAATGCAAACATATCTGCCTATTCCGCATCAAAATTCGCTGTTATAGGAATGTCCGAATCCTTGATGAAAGAAGTTCGTAAAAACAATATTAGGGTTTGTACATTAACACCAAGTACTATAGAATCTGATATGACGATTGAATTGGGCATTGCAAACAAAGGTTCTCAGGATAATGTTCTACAACCAGAAGATTTTGCAGAATTAATTCTTGCAGGTTTAAAACTTCCAAGAAGAGCCATGCTTAAAAGTGCAACTTTATGGTCTACAAATCCATAA
- a CDS encoding Dabb family protein yields MDNIKKGILVITLLLSQICLAQVSDELMLYRKDFKNISANNTVTVTSYKKNASHFVYAGGYGNIDVFNLDKEGTLTPISNHELYKQKGPARGMVADNIGGTDFLFVANKYGNVIETFKILNNGSLERVSLVEDTDKTHLGTAITLQVVHMKQSSYLFIGGLEETPGLSCFKIHNDGKLTHVQSMKDNDNIHTDGIIGMFTHKIKGKTFLYTGGFQDNGVSSFRVYENGKFKNINNISDNTKDRYLTGAYPVTGVKLGGNYYVIVGHRHHKYYKRGNFIKRKDFVYHGDAVSIFKVNKKGALVPHFILKDDENTKLQGQTRIEIISTNDKEAILAVGTRDDASIQLCKLNEEGILSPINHLETGFSIYYGLKSHKIGEDHFLIAGSNRFDLKKVATYKVSPKIDRNGKVLRHMVNLKYKGDATKQQINEAVKAFENLKNKIPEIADFEWGINDSTEGHSKGFTHCFTLTFKNEHDREIYLFHKAHLDLVSKIGPIIGDVFVLDYWTK; encoded by the coding sequence ATGGATAATATAAAAAAAGGAATTCTCGTAATAACATTGCTTTTATCACAGATTTGTTTAGCCCAAGTTTCAGATGAATTGATGCTTTATAGAAAAGACTTCAAAAACATTTCTGCCAATAATACCGTTACGGTTACAAGCTATAAAAAAAACGCTTCTCATTTTGTATATGCAGGTGGCTATGGCAATATTGATGTATTCAATTTAGATAAAGAAGGTACATTAACACCAATTAGTAACCATGAACTATACAAACAAAAGGGGCCTGCTAGAGGAATGGTTGCCGATAATATTGGTGGCACAGACTTCCTATTTGTAGCAAACAAATATGGAAATGTGATTGAAACTTTTAAAATTTTAAACAACGGTTCTTTAGAACGTGTTTCTCTGGTTGAGGATACAGATAAAACTCATCTTGGAACCGCTATTACGTTACAGGTTGTTCACATGAAACAATCCTCTTATCTCTTTATTGGTGGCTTAGAAGAGACACCTGGGTTAAGTTGTTTCAAAATACATAACGATGGAAAGCTTACTCATGTTCAGTCTATGAAAGACAATGATAACATCCATACCGATGGTATCATAGGGATGTTTACACATAAAATTAAAGGAAAAACCTTCTTATATACAGGTGGATTTCAAGACAACGGTGTTAGTAGTTTTAGAGTTTACGAAAATGGTAAATTCAAGAATATCAATAACATAAGTGACAATACAAAAGATAGGTACTTAACGGGTGCATACCCAGTAACAGGTGTTAAGCTAGGAGGCAATTACTATGTTATTGTTGGTCACAGGCATCACAAATATTATAAAAGAGGGAACTTTATTAAAAGGAAAGACTTTGTATATCATGGCGACGCCGTAAGCATATTTAAAGTAAACAAAAAAGGTGCTTTAGTTCCTCATTTTATTTTAAAAGATGACGAAAACACTAAGCTACAAGGGCAAACAAGAATCGAAATTATTTCTACGAACGATAAAGAAGCCATATTGGCTGTTGGCACCAGAGACGATGCCAGCATTCAATTATGTAAATTAAATGAAGAAGGTATTCTTAGTCCTATAAATCATTTAGAAACTGGTTTTTCAATTTATTACGGCTTAAAATCTCATAAAATAGGTGAAGATCATTTCCTAATTGCTGGCTCCAATAGATTTGATTTAAAAAAAGTAGCGACCTACAAGGTTTCGCCTAAAATTGACAGAAACGGAAAAGTTTTAAGGCATATGGTAAATCTAAAATATAAAGGTGATGCCACCAAACAACAAATCAATGAGGCGGTTAAAGCTTTTGAAAATCTTAAAAATAAAATTCCGGAAATAGCTGATTTTGAATGGGGAATAAATGATAGTACCGAAGGTCATAGTAAAGGTTTTACCCATTGCTTTACCTTAACATTTAAGAATGAACATGACCGGGAAATTTACCTATTTCATAAAGCACATTTGGATTTGGTAAGTAAAATTGGCCCTATAATTGGTGACGTTTTCGTGCTAGATTATTGGACAAAATAA
- the trmB gene encoding tRNA (guanosine(46)-N7)-methyltransferase TrmB, translating into MGSKNKLKRFKENETFSNVFQPSREELVNESYELKGHWRTSVFKNENPLVLELGCGKGEYSVALAKKYPNKNFIGIDIKGARFWRGAKTAIEEEIPNVAFIRTQIELIDYVFAENEVDEIWITFPDPQIKYKRTKHRMTNETFLKRYKKILKEEGVVNLKTDSEFMHGYTLGLLHGAGHEVLYANHNVYKQEGSPEEVTSIQTFYESQYLEQNKPITYIRFKIKH; encoded by the coding sequence GTGGGAAGTAAAAATAAGCTCAAAAGATTTAAAGAGAACGAAACCTTTTCAAACGTGTTTCAGCCATCCAGAGAAGAGTTGGTTAATGAATCGTATGAGTTAAAAGGTCATTGGAGAACATCCGTATTTAAAAATGAAAACCCATTAGTGTTAGAGCTAGGTTGTGGAAAAGGAGAATATTCTGTAGCACTGGCAAAAAAGTATCCAAATAAAAATTTTATAGGAATAGATATCAAAGGGGCACGTTTCTGGAGAGGTGCTAAAACAGCCATTGAAGAGGAGATTCCAAATGTTGCTTTTATAAGAACCCAAATAGAATTGATAGACTATGTTTTTGCAGAAAATGAAGTAGACGAAATTTGGATAACCTTTCCAGATCCTCAAATAAAATATAAGCGTACTAAACATAGAATGACTAATGAAACGTTTTTAAAGCGTTATAAAAAAATATTGAAAGAAGAGGGTGTTGTTAACCTAAAAACAGATAGTGAGTTTATGCATGGGTATACACTTGGTTTGTTGCATGGCGCGGGACATGAGGTGCTTTATGCTAATCATAATGTTTACAAACAAGAAGGAAGCCCAGAAGAGGTTACCAGCATTCAAACATTCTATGAATCGCAATATTTAGAACAAAACAAACCAATTACGTATATTCGGTTTAAAATTAAACATTAG
- a CDS encoding NifU family protein produces the protein MTSEELKVNVEKALDEIRPFLQSDGGDISLLSIENDNLVKVQLKGACVGCSVNQMTLKSGVEMTIKKYAPQIEQVVNIEI, from the coding sequence ATGACTTCAGAAGAACTTAAAGTAAATGTTGAAAAAGCCTTGGATGAGATTCGTCCGTTTTTACAAAGTGATGGTGGAGATATTTCTTTGCTATCAATAGAAAACGACAATTTAGTCAAAGTGCAACTAAAAGGAGCCTGCGTTGGTTGTAGCGTCAATCAAATGACCTTAAAATCGGGTGTAGAAATGACTATTAAAAAGTATGCACCTCAAATAGAACAGGTTGTTAATATTGAAATTTAG
- a CDS encoding metallophosphoesterase family protein, whose amino-acid sequence MKRFFVYFYFMFSSKKRLDHAYKNAKIIDFNDDSKFILFSDCHRGDNSFADDFANNRNIYFHALKHYYKEGFQYCELGDGDELWENMSFTSILNAHKNVFMLMKQFNKEHKLHMIWGNHDMVYRNPNYVKKHLSTYFDPKVGEDVELFGDITYNEAIVLKHSETKQELFLTHGHQADWWNFLFWKWSRFLVRILWKPLNVMGIADPTSPAKNYKELIKVERRTKKWISENNNLLTIVGHTHRPRFPEPGDIAFFNDGSCVHPRSITGIEIENGEISLIKWQIATKDDGSLQIVRVLLEGPRKLIDYKTE is encoded by the coding sequence ATGAAACGCTTTTTTGTTTACTTTTACTTCATGTTTTCATCAAAAAAACGATTAGACCACGCTTATAAAAACGCCAAAATCATAGATTTTAATGACGACAGTAAATTTATTCTCTTTAGCGATTGCCATAGGGGAGATAATAGTTTTGCTGATGATTTTGCTAACAACAGAAATATTTACTTTCATGCGTTAAAGCATTATTATAAAGAAGGTTTTCAATATTGCGAATTAGGAGACGGTGACGAGCTTTGGGAAAACATGTCATTCACTTCTATTTTAAATGCTCATAAAAATGTGTTTATGCTTATGAAACAATTCAATAAGGAACATAAACTACACATGATTTGGGGAAACCACGATATGGTTTACAGAAACCCTAATTACGTAAAAAAGCATTTGTCTACTTATTTTGATCCTAAAGTTGGGGAAGACGTAGAACTTTTTGGAGATATTACATACAACGAAGCCATTGTTTTAAAACATTCTGAAACAAAACAAGAATTATTTTTAACCCATGGTCATCAGGCTGATTGGTGGAATTTTTTGTTTTGGAAATGGAGCCGATTTTTGGTGCGTATTCTTTGGAAACCCTTAAATGTTATGGGTATTGCAGATCCTACAAGCCCAGCTAAGAACTACAAAGAACTTATTAAAGTAGAACGTAGAACTAAAAAATGGATAAGCGAAAACAATAATTTGTTAACTATTGTAGGCCATACACACAGGCCTCGTTTTCCTGAACCAGGAGATATTGCTTTTTTTAATGATGGAAGCTGTGTTCACCCACGAAGTATTACTGGTATTGAAATTGAAAACGGTGAAATCTCATTAATCAAATGGCAAATTGCAACCAAAGACGATGGCTCCCTTCAAATTGTAAGGGTATTACTTGAAGGCCCCAGGAAGTTGATTGATTATAAAACTGAATAA
- a CDS encoding Mrp/NBP35 family ATP-binding protein, whose product MKLNKQDILKALESITVPGEGQNMVESGAVKNVITFGDEVIVDITIKNPSLQAKKRTEVDILKTIHEQVYEKAKITVNVKVEAPAKPKANVIKGNPIPGIQNIVAVASGKGGVGKSTVTANLAVTLAKMGFKVGVLDADIYGPSIPIMFDVEAEKPLAVNIGGKSKMKPIENYGVKVLSIGFFTQPNQAVVWRGPMAAKALNQMIFDAHWGTLDFLLLDLPPGTGDIHLSIMQSLPITGAVVVSTPQNVALADAKKGVAMFQQESINVPVLGIIENMAYFTPDELPDNKYYIFGKEGAKNLSEDLEVPFLGEIPLVQSIREAGDVGRPAALQTATALEQAFEKLTQNVVQEVVRRNDDLPPTEAIKITTMAGCSAVKK is encoded by the coding sequence ATGAAGCTTAATAAACAAGATATATTAAAAGCATTAGAATCTATTACCGTACCAGGAGAAGGACAAAATATGGTTGAAAGTGGTGCTGTAAAAAATGTGATTACTTTTGGAGATGAAGTTATTGTAGATATTACCATTAAAAACCCTAGTTTACAAGCTAAGAAACGTACTGAGGTAGATATTTTAAAAACAATTCATGAACAGGTTTACGAAAAAGCTAAAATTACAGTGAATGTGAAAGTAGAAGCTCCTGCAAAACCAAAAGCTAATGTTATTAAAGGAAACCCTATTCCAGGGATTCAAAATATTGTAGCTGTAGCATCTGGTAAAGGAGGTGTAGGGAAGTCTACAGTTACTGCAAATTTAGCAGTTACTTTGGCGAAAATGGGCTTTAAAGTAGGTGTTTTAGATGCCGATATTTATGGACCATCCATCCCTATTATGTTTGATGTAGAAGCAGAAAAGCCTTTAGCAGTAAACATTGGTGGAAAATCTAAAATGAAACCAATAGAGAATTATGGTGTTAAAGTATTATCTATTGGGTTTTTTACACAACCAAACCAAGCAGTGGTTTGGAGAGGGCCAATGGCAGCTAAAGCATTAAATCAAATGATTTTTGATGCCCATTGGGGAACATTAGACTTTTTACTTTTGGATTTACCTCCGGGAACAGGTGATATTCATTTGAGTATCATGCAATCGTTACCAATTACGGGAGCTGTGGTTGTTAGTACACCACAAAATGTGGCATTGGCAGATGCAAAGAAAGGGGTTGCTATGTTTCAACAAGAGAGTATAAATGTGCCTGTTTTAGGAATTATAGAAAATATGGCTTATTTTACACCTGATGAATTGCCAGATAATAAATATTATATCTTCGGGAAAGAAGGCGCCAAAAATTTATCTGAAGATTTAGAAGTGCCATTTTTAGGAGAAATACCTTTGGTGCAAAGTATTAGAGAAGCAGGTGATGTTGGTCGTCCAGCAGCTTTACAAACAGCTACAGCATTAGAGCAAGCTTTTGAAAAACTAACTCAAAATGTAGTACAGGAAGTTGTAAGACGAAATGATGATTTACCGCCTACAGAAGCAATTAAAATAACAACAATGGCTGGGTGTTCAGCAGTTAAAAAATAA
- a CDS encoding DUF1853 family protein produces MIQKRYEGFLSTPFLWKGDILSNLNSFKITSKSDKIDINIDEKLRLGKYVERFVSFELEQHNNISILAENIQIQDNKITLGELDCLLLKNNKPIHLEIVYKFYVYDASIGKTEIEHFIDPNRKDSLKEKITKLEDKQLPLLHSNTCKNYLKTLNLKSEDISQQVYFKAQLFFPFSNQDIQLKTLNNDCIVGFYINKNQLNQFNDCKFYIPKKKDWLIVPHTNVKWLNVNEFKVAVKAYFEQQFSPLCWVKLKNGILKKIFLVWW; encoded by the coding sequence ATGATTCAAAAACGATATGAAGGCTTTTTAAGCACGCCTTTTTTATGGAAAGGTGATATCCTTTCCAACTTAAATTCGTTTAAAATCACTTCTAAATCTGATAAAATCGATATCAATATTGATGAAAAACTACGCTTAGGGAAATACGTGGAACGATTTGTTTCTTTTGAATTAGAACAGCATAACAATATTTCCATTTTAGCTGAAAACATACAAATTCAAGACAATAAAATAACTTTAGGAGAATTAGATTGTTTATTACTTAAAAACAACAAACCCATTCATTTAGAGATTGTTTATAAATTCTACGTATACGATGCTTCCATCGGAAAAACAGAAATTGAACATTTTATTGATCCAAACAGAAAGGATTCTTTAAAAGAAAAAATCACTAAACTGGAAGATAAACAATTACCTCTTTTACATTCTAATACCTGCAAAAACTACTTAAAAACTCTTAATCTAAAATCGGAAGACATTTCCCAACAGGTCTATTTTAAAGCACAATTGTTTTTTCCATTTTCAAATCAAGATATTCAACTTAAAACACTAAATAACGATTGTATTGTCGGTTTCTATATCAACAAAAATCAATTAAACCAATTTAATGATTGTAAGTTTTACATCCCAAAAAAGAAAGATTGGTTAATAGTTCCACACACAAATGTAAAGTGGTTGAATGTCAATGAATTTAAAGTAGCCGTTAAAGCCTATTTTGAACAGCAATTTTCTCCTTTATGCTGGGTGAAATTGAAAAACGGTATATTGAAAAAAATATTCTTGGTTTGGTGGTGA
- a CDS encoding LysE family transporter, giving the protein MNITLIFILGLFIALIGVIPPGLLNMTAAKVSLKEGHVRGIMFSIGVCVVVLLQTYLATVFARYLSKHVEVVDVLQRVAFVIFVLITVYFLLIAKSKPKQQIETKMRRSKHSRFFQGMFLSAINVFPIPYQAYMTITLASFGWMSFGQTSIISYVAGAAMGTFVMLYMYIFFFDKIKGKSFTSQKNMNYVIGGITGVISIITLINIIKEM; this is encoded by the coding sequence GTGAATATAACTCTTATCTTTATTTTAGGTTTATTTATAGCATTAATTGGAGTTATTCCTCCTGGCTTGTTAAATATGACGGCTGCTAAAGTAAGTTTAAAAGAAGGGCATGTAAGAGGAATTATGTTTTCTATAGGCGTTTGTGTTGTTGTTTTGCTTCAAACATATCTTGCCACTGTTTTTGCACGATACTTAAGCAAACATGTAGAAGTCGTAGATGTTTTACAGCGTGTTGCATTTGTTATTTTTGTGTTAATAACCGTTTACTTTTTACTTATTGCTAAATCAAAACCAAAACAACAAATTGAGACTAAAATGCGTCGTAGTAAGCATAGTCGGTTTTTTCAGGGGATGTTTCTTTCTGCAATAAATGTATTTCCTATTCCTTATCAAGCATATATGACCATCACATTGGCATCTTTTGGGTGGATGTCTTTTGGTCAAACAAGTATAATATCCTATGTAGCTGGTGCTGCTATGGGAACTTTTGTTATGCTATATATGTATATTTTCTTTTTTGATAAAATAAAAGGAAAATCGTTTACTTCTCAAAAAAACATGAACTATGTTATTGGAGGAATTACGGGTGTTATTTCAATTATTACACTCATTAATATTATCAAGGAAATGTAA
- a CDS encoding 2Fe-2S iron-sulfur cluster-binding family protein has protein sequence MEDINIKITDRDGVTHDIVAPTDMAMNLMEVVRSYELAPEGTIGVCGGMAMCASCQCYVLSETELPEMSDDEEAMLSEAFDVKDNSRLGCQIQMTPDMEGLEVELAPEN, from the coding sequence ATGGAAGACATTAATATAAAAATAACAGATAGAGATGGTGTAACTCATGATATTGTTGCGCCAACAGATATGGCAATGAATCTTATGGAAGTAGTAAGATCTTATGAATTAGCTCCTGAAGGCACGATTGGTGTTTGTGGAGGTATGGCCATGTGTGCATCCTGTCAATGTTATGTATTAAGCGAAACAGAATTGCCGGAAATGAGTGACGATGAAGAAGCCATGCTTTCTGAAGCTTTTGATGTTAAAGACAATAGCCGTTTAGGGTGTCAAATCCAAATGACTCCAGACATGGAAGGCCTTGAGGTAGAACTGGCGCCAGAGAACTAA
- a CDS encoding transporter, with translation MNKILIAMLCIASTLTFAQEKETSNLWSSGRPDGHAPISVMADHVHHKKEIMVSYRYMTMDMRQLRQGTDDATNADAHANYMVAPQDMIMNMHMLGFMYAPSDKITLMVMANYLENDMTLQMRNGNQFSTSTNGFGDISINALYSLFNKNRKALHAQIGVSIPTGSIEEKNVLPMSMGNAVQLPYPMQLGTGSFGTKLGLTYLGQCDKLSWGHQLTGIININDNDQDYKFGNRYNFNNWIAAKAGDNLSVSIRLEGILVDEIDGQSPALTPMMVTTADTANSGETFINSGFGLNYLIINGGLKGLRFAAECTTPLYQDLNGIQLKQNYNLTFGMQYAFH, from the coding sequence ATGAATAAAATACTCATTGCAATGCTATGTATTGCATCAACATTAACTTTTGCCCAAGAAAAGGAAACATCAAATTTATGGTCATCTGGTAGGCCAGATGGGCACGCCCCAATATCTGTCATGGCAGACCATGTACACCATAAAAAAGAAATTATGGTTTCGTACCGTTACATGACAATGGACATGAGGCAATTAAGACAAGGGACTGATGATGCTACAAATGCCGATGCTCATGCGAATTACATGGTAGCACCTCAAGACATGATTATGAACATGCACATGCTGGGATTTATGTATGCGCCTTCAGATAAAATAACATTAATGGTTATGGCAAACTATTTAGAAAATGATATGACTTTACAAATGCGTAATGGCAATCAGTTTTCAACTAGCACAAATGGTTTTGGTGATATTTCTATAAACGCTTTATACAGTCTTTTTAATAAAAACCGAAAGGCTTTACATGCGCAAATAGGTGTTTCTATTCCTACTGGAAGCATTGAAGAAAAAAATGTACTTCCTATGTCTATGGGTAATGCTGTTCAGTTACCTTATCCTATGCAATTAGGAACTGGTTCTTTTGGCACTAAATTAGGATTGACTTATTTAGGGCAATGTGATAAACTTTCCTGGGGGCATCAATTAACAGGAATAATTAACATTAATGACAATGATCAGGATTATAAATTTGGCAATCGTTATAATTTCAACAACTGGATTGCAGCTAAAGCAGGAGACAATTTAAGTGTTTCTATTAGACTCGAAGGTATTCTTGTTGATGAAATTGACGGACAAAGCCCTGCATTAACGCCTATGATGGTTACAACTGCAGACACCGCTAACTCTGGCGAAACTTTTATTAACTCAGGTTTTGGCCTTAATTATTTAATTATCAACGGCGGCTTAAAAGGCTTACGTTTTGCTGCAGAATGTACAACGCCACTTTACCAGGATTTAAATGGTATTCAATTAAAACAGAATTACAATTTAACATTTGGAATGCAATATGCGTTTCATTAA
- a CDS encoding GlcG/HbpS family heme-binding protein, producing the protein MKKAKAQLNTIAALVFLLALKTFSAHAQISNDITHEDALKIILEAKKDAEETDVLVNIAVVDAGANLKAFIRMDASFLGSIDVAIKKAKTARYFNIDTGKLGELTQPGGIIYNIEHSNGGLVTFPGGIPIKNKEGKIIGAIGVSGGTIEQDRAIAIAGAKAIID; encoded by the coding sequence ATGAAAAAAGCAAAAGCACAATTAAATACTATAGCAGCACTAGTTTTTCTATTAGCTTTAAAAACTTTTTCTGCTCATGCTCAAATATCAAACGATATTACACATGAAGACGCACTAAAAATCATATTAGAAGCAAAAAAAGATGCAGAAGAAACAGATGTTTTAGTAAATATAGCAGTGGTTGACGCTGGTGCTAATTTAAAAGCATTTATAAGAATGGATGCCTCTTTTTTAGGAAGTATAGATGTTGCTATTAAAAAAGCAAAAACAGCAAGGTATTTTAACATTGACACTGGAAAACTTGGAGAATTAACACAACCCGGAGGTATAATTTACAACATAGAACATTCTAATGGCGGATTAGTAACTTTCCCAGGTGGCATACCTATTAAAAATAAAGAAGGTAAAATTATTGGTGCTATAGGTGTAAGTGGTGGTACTATAGAACAAGATAGGGCTATCGCTATTGCGGGAGCAAAAGCAATTATAGATTAA
- a CDS encoding Crp/Fnr family transcriptional regulator, which translates to MLHDLLVQNIEKHVQFSNTELDIICSYFKPKVIQKKDFLLTQGSICKFEGFVLEGCFRIFTIDKKGNESTLYFASKDWWLMDIDSFMHQTPSDLNIQALEDSKVLLINRSDKTTLYNQLPTIDKLFRIMSQKALVAWQRRLIRNHTLTAKERYLHFIETYPEIAHKLTDKKISGYLGITHEFLSKIKKLHKKE; encoded by the coding sequence ATGCTTCACGATTTACTAGTACAAAATATAGAAAAACATGTACAATTTTCTAATACAGAATTAGATATTATTTGTAGTTATTTTAAACCTAAAGTCATACAAAAAAAAGATTTTTTATTAACTCAAGGTAGTATCTGCAAATTTGAAGGTTTTGTATTAGAAGGTTGTTTTAGAATTTTTACTATTGATAAAAAAGGGAACGAAAGCACCCTCTATTTCGCTTCAAAAGATTGGTGGTTAATGGATATAGATAGTTTTATGCATCAAACACCATCCGATCTCAATATACAGGCATTAGAAGACAGTAAAGTACTTTTAATTAATAGATCAGATAAAACAACCTTATATAATCAACTGCCTACAATAGACAAATTATTTCGAATCATGTCTCAAAAAGCTTTAGTGGCATGGCAAAGGAGACTAATACGTAATCACACCCTAACAGCTAAAGAACGCTATCTCCATTTTATAGAAACCTATCCTGAAATCGCCCATAAACTAACCGATAAAAAAATATCTGGTTATCTAGGTATTACTCATGAATTTTTGAGTAAAATTAAAAAACTACATAAAAAAGAGTAA
- a CDS encoding MGMT family protein has product MKPETLNFFDKVYEVAKLIPYGRVTSYGAIANYLGAARSARMVGYAMNGSGGKDVPAHRVVNRKGLLTGKHHFDGTNLMQQLLESEGIEVKENQIQNLEKVFWDPSKEL; this is encoded by the coding sequence ATGAAACCAGAAACCTTAAACTTCTTTGACAAAGTTTACGAAGTTGCTAAACTAATCCCCTATGGCAGAGTTACAAGTTATGGAGCCATTGCTAACTATTTAGGAGCAGCTAGAAGTGCTCGTATGGTTGGTTATGCCATGAATGGCTCAGGAGGAAAAGATGTACCTGCACATCGCGTTGTAAATAGAAAAGGCTTATTAACAGGTAAGCATCACTTTGATGGAACAAACCTGATGCAACAATTACTAGAAAGTGAAGGCATTGAGGTGAAAGAAAACCAAATTCAGAATTTAGAAAAGGTGTTTTGGGATCCCTCAAAAGAATTGTAA